The DNA sequence tttaagtcataTCAAATGACTAATGATACAGAAAGCAAACAGTATGTCTGTTATTTCTTAACCAAGCACCATTACACCAGCATGTTCTCATTCAGTTAGTGAGAGACTGTCTGTACATACAATCTGTCATGGTCATCGTTCTTGTAGGCTTGAGTGACTAACAGGCTTTTGAACCTTGAGAGAGAAGTCAACAACAGGGCAGCCCTGTGTTATACAGCCCAGGGAAATGATGTCCACATGTGGGGAGAAATACATAGCAATGTTCTCTGGAGTCACTCCTCCACTCGCTTCTATCAGTAGAGTTGGGAACTTCTCCTTCAGTGCTCGAGCTGCAACATGGAGCTCCTATGGATGAGAGGCAGGGTAAAGGAAGGGTGTGTTACTTCACGTAGCGTGAGTAGAAACCAAGCagtgaaaatgagaaatgacttatggcttgtgttttttttttttaatattctctaCCTGAGGTTGTATATTATCCAGCATAACAATGTTTGCTCCTGCTCCAGCCGCCTC is a window from the Larimichthys crocea isolate SSNF unplaced genomic scaffold, L_crocea_2.0 scaffold32531, whole genome shotgun sequence genome containing:
- the LOC113744952 gene encoding nicotinate-nucleotide pyrophosphorylase [carboxylating]-like — translated: AVKAARSVCGFSSKIEVECHSAEEGREAAGAGANIVMLDNIQPQELHVAARALKEKFPTLLIEASGGVTPENIAMYFSPHVDIISLGCITQGCPVVDFSLKVQKPVSHSSLQER